In Streptomyces sp. TS71-3, the following proteins share a genomic window:
- the frc gene encoding formyl-CoA transferase, translating into MTSTGTKALEGIRVLDMTHVQSGPSATQLLAWLGADVVKLEAPTGDITRKQLRDLPDVDSLYFTMLNCNKRSITLNTKTERGKELLTELIRRSDVLVENFGPGAIDRMGFTWDRIQEINPRLVYASIKGFGDGPYTKFKAYEVVAQAMGGSMSTTGFDDGPPLATGAQIGDSGTGVHCVAAILAALFQRENTGRGQRVNVAMQHAVLNLCRVKLRDQQRLAHGALREYPNDDFGDEVPRSGNASGGGQPGWAVKCAPGGPNDYVYVIVQPVGWAPICGLIGRTELVDDPEWATPEARLPKLGKMFQMIEEWSSTLPKWEVLEKLNAHNIPCGPILSTKEIIEDSSLVANEMVVEVAHPERGTFTTVGSPLKLSDSPVEITSSPLLGEHNAEVFVGELGLQDEELRLLKSNGVI; encoded by the coding sequence ATGACAAGTACCGGGACCAAGGCACTCGAGGGCATCCGAGTCCTCGACATGACGCACGTCCAGTCCGGCCCCTCGGCGACCCAGTTGCTCGCCTGGCTCGGCGCGGACGTCGTGAAGCTGGAGGCTCCGACCGGCGACATCACCCGCAAGCAGCTGCGGGACCTGCCGGACGTGGACTCGCTGTACTTCACCATGCTCAACTGCAACAAGCGCAGCATCACGCTCAACACCAAGACGGAGCGCGGCAAGGAGCTGCTGACCGAGCTGATCCGCCGCTCCGACGTGCTGGTCGAGAACTTCGGGCCGGGCGCCATCGACCGGATGGGCTTCACCTGGGACCGCATCCAGGAGATCAACCCGCGGCTCGTGTACGCCTCCATCAAGGGCTTCGGCGACGGGCCGTACACCAAGTTCAAGGCGTACGAGGTGGTGGCCCAGGCGATGGGCGGCTCGATGTCCACCACGGGCTTCGACGACGGTCCCCCGCTGGCGACCGGCGCGCAGATCGGTGACTCCGGCACGGGCGTGCACTGCGTGGCGGCCATCCTCGCGGCGCTCTTCCAGCGCGAGAACACCGGCCGCGGGCAGCGTGTGAACGTCGCGATGCAGCACGCCGTGCTCAACCTCTGCCGCGTGAAGCTGCGCGACCAGCAGCGCCTCGCGCACGGCGCGCTGCGGGAGTACCCGAACGACGACTTCGGCGACGAGGTGCCCCGCTCCGGGAACGCCTCCGGCGGCGGCCAGCCCGGCTGGGCCGTCAAGTGCGCGCCGGGCGGCCCGAACGACTACGTGTACGTCATCGTGCAGCCCGTCGGCTGGGCGCCCATCTGCGGGCTGATCGGCCGCACCGAGCTCGTCGACGACCCCGAGTGGGCGACGCCGGAGGCCCGGCTGCCCAAGCTGGGGAAGATGTTCCAGATGATCGAGGAGTGGTCCTCGACGCTCCCCAAGTGGGAGGTCCTGGAGAAGCTCAACGCCCACAACATCCCGTGCGGCCCGATCCTGTCGACCAAGGAGATCATCGAGGACTCCTCGCTGGTGGCCAACGAGATGGTCGTCGAGGTCGCACACCCCGAGCGTGGCACCTTCACCACGGTCGGCTCGCCCCTGAAGCTCTCCGACTCACCCGTCGAGATCACCAGCTCTCCCCTGCTGGGCGAGCACAACGCAGAGGTGTTCGTCGGCGAACTGGGCCTCCAGGACGAGGAACTGCGCCTGCTCAAGTCGAACGGAGTGATCTGA
- a CDS encoding acetate--CoA ligase family protein translates to MPPLDGEARVRKVRGLLDAVRAEGRTALTAPEGKVLADAYGIAVPGEDLARDVDEAVAAAARFGGPVVMKIVSPDILHKTDAGGVVVGVEGADDVKATFHKIVENARAYAPEARIEGIQVQELLPQGQEVIIGAVTDPTFGKVVAFGLGGVLVEVLKDVTFRLAPVDPGEAASMLDSIRAAEVLRGVRGQQPVHREALAEQIRRVSELVTDFPEIAEVDLNPVIATAQSAVAADIRVILAESIPKPRRTFTRDEILTSMRRLMEPRSIAVIGASNEQGKIGNSVMRNLIDGGFGGDIHPVNPKSDDILGRKAYKSVTDVPGDVDVAVFAIPAKFVASALREVGAKGIPNAVLIPSGFAETGEHALQEEIVAIAEEFGIRMLGPNIYGYYATWQDLCATFCTPYDVKGGVALTSQSGGIGMAILGFARTTRTGVSAIVGLGNKSDIDEDDLLTWFGEDPHTQCIAMHLEDLKDGRAFVAAARETVPKKPVVVLKAGRTAAGAKAAGSHTGALAGDDAVYDDILRQAGVIRAPGLNDMLEYARALPVLPAPKGDNIVIITGAGGSGVLLSDAVTDSGLKLMEIPADLDASFRKFIPPFGAAGNPVDITGGEPPSTYEATIRLGLEDPRIHSLVLGYWHTIVTPPMVFAELTARVVAEFRERGIEKPVVASLAGDTEVEEACQYLFERGVVAYPYTTERPVQVLGAKYRWARAAGLLT, encoded by the coding sequence ATGCCACCTCTTGATGGAGAAGCCCGCGTACGGAAGGTGCGGGGCCTCCTCGATGCCGTTCGGGCCGAGGGGCGCACCGCCCTCACCGCGCCCGAGGGCAAGGTGCTCGCGGATGCCTACGGCATCGCTGTTCCCGGTGAGGACCTGGCGAGGGACGTCGACGAGGCGGTGGCCGCGGCGGCCCGCTTCGGCGGCCCCGTCGTCATGAAGATCGTCTCGCCGGACATCCTGCACAAGACCGACGCCGGCGGCGTCGTCGTCGGAGTGGAGGGGGCCGACGATGTGAAGGCCACCTTCCACAAGATCGTCGAGAACGCCCGTGCGTACGCCCCCGAGGCCCGTATCGAGGGCATCCAGGTGCAGGAGCTGCTGCCGCAGGGGCAGGAGGTCATCATCGGGGCGGTGACCGACCCGACGTTCGGCAAGGTCGTCGCGTTCGGCCTCGGCGGCGTGCTCGTCGAGGTGCTCAAGGACGTCACGTTCCGCCTCGCGCCGGTGGACCCCGGCGAGGCCGCCTCGATGCTGGACTCCATCCGGGCCGCGGAGGTGCTGCGCGGCGTGCGCGGCCAGCAGCCGGTGCACCGCGAGGCGCTGGCCGAGCAGATCCGCCGGGTCTCCGAGCTGGTCACCGACTTCCCGGAGATCGCCGAGGTGGACCTCAACCCGGTGATCGCCACCGCGCAGAGCGCGGTCGCCGCGGACATCCGGGTGATCCTCGCGGAGAGCATCCCGAAGCCGCGCCGCACGTTCACCCGCGACGAGATCCTCACGTCGATGCGCCGGCTGATGGAGCCCCGCTCGATCGCGGTGATCGGCGCCTCCAACGAGCAGGGCAAGATCGGCAACTCGGTGATGCGCAACCTCATCGACGGCGGATTCGGCGGGGACATCCACCCGGTGAACCCCAAGTCCGACGACATCCTGGGCCGCAAGGCGTACAAGAGTGTCACGGACGTGCCCGGCGACGTGGACGTGGCGGTCTTCGCGATCCCCGCCAAGTTCGTCGCCTCGGCGCTGCGCGAGGTGGGCGCCAAGGGGATACCCAACGCGGTGCTGATCCCGTCCGGCTTCGCGGAGACCGGTGAGCACGCGCTCCAGGAGGAGATCGTCGCGATCGCCGAGGAGTTCGGCATCCGGATGCTCGGGCCGAACATCTACGGCTACTACGCCACCTGGCAGGACCTGTGCGCCACGTTCTGCACGCCCTACGACGTCAAGGGCGGTGTGGCGCTCACCTCGCAGTCCGGTGGCATCGGCATGGCCATCCTCGGCTTCGCCAGGACCACCAGGACGGGCGTGTCGGCCATCGTCGGCCTCGGCAACAAGTCGGACATCGACGAGGACGACCTGCTGACCTGGTTCGGCGAGGATCCGCACACCCAGTGCATCGCCATGCACCTGGAGGACCTCAAGGACGGCCGGGCGTTCGTGGCGGCCGCGCGCGAGACGGTGCCGAAGAAGCCCGTGGTGGTCCTCAAGGCCGGCCGCACGGCCGCGGGCGCCAAGGCCGCGGGCTCGCACACCGGCGCGCTCGCGGGCGACGACGCGGTGTACGACGACATCCTCCGGCAGGCCGGTGTGATCCGCGCACCGGGGCTGAACGACATGCTGGAGTACGCGCGGGCGCTGCCCGTGCTGCCCGCCCCCAAGGGCGACAACATCGTGATCATCACGGGCGCCGGCGGCAGCGGTGTGCTGCTCTCCGACGCGGTCACCGACAGCGGCCTCAAGCTGATGGAGATCCCGGCCGACCTCGACGCGTCGTTCCGGAAGTTCATCCCGCCGTTCGGCGCCGCGGGCAACCCCGTGGACATCACGGGCGGCGAGCCGCCGTCGACGTACGAGGCGACGATCAGGCTGGGCCTGGAGGATCCGCGGATCCACTCGCTGGTGCTCGGCTACTGGCACACCATCGTCACCCCGCCGATGGTGTTCGCCGAACTCACCGCCCGCGTGGTGGCGGAGTTCCGCGAGCGGGGCATCGAGAAGCCGGTGGTGGCTTCGCTGGCGGGCGACACCGAGGTCGAGGAGGCGTGTCAGTACCTCTTCGAACGCGGCGTCGTCGCCTACCCCTATACCACCGAGAGGCCGGTCCAGGTCCTCGGTGCGAAATACCGCTGGGCAAGGGCTGCCGGGCTGCTCACCTAG
- a CDS encoding nucleotide pyrophosphatase/phosphodiesterase family protein: MTAPEPAPATAARQDRPAGGPTPLLVVDVVGLTPQLLAHMPRLTRFARAGSRAELGTVLPAVTCSAQSTFLTGTTPAEHGIVANGWYFRELGDVLLWRQHNGLVAGDRLWDAARRAHPGYTVANICWWYAMGADTDWTVTPRPVYYADGRKEPDCYTRPPALHDELTGRLGTFPLFNFWGPTADLVSSQWIIDATRHLLRTRHPDLALAYVPHLDYDLQRFGPDDPRSHRAAAELDTALAPLLDDARREGRTVVALSEYGITRVSRPVDINRALRRAGLLEVHTQDGMEYLDPMASRAFAVADHQIAHVYVRRPEDLETVRAVLGELPGIEHLLDDEGKKAHHLDHPRSGELVAVAEPDAWFTYYYWLDDARAPDFAQLVEIHRKPGYDPVELFMDPRDPYVKLKAAGALARKKLGMRYRMAVVPLDPSPIRGSHGRLPADAESGPLILCSVPGAVEGRVEATEVKSLLLSLAGLSPRPEARAESPG; the protein is encoded by the coding sequence ATGACCGCCCCCGAACCCGCGCCGGCCACCGCCGCTCGCCAGGACCGCCCCGCCGGGGGCCCGACCCCGCTGCTCGTCGTCGACGTGGTCGGCCTCACCCCGCAGCTGCTGGCGCACATGCCGCGCCTGACGCGGTTCGCCCGCGCCGGCAGCCGTGCCGAACTGGGCACCGTGCTGCCCGCGGTGACGTGCAGCGCGCAGTCCACCTTCCTCACCGGCACCACCCCGGCCGAGCACGGCATCGTCGCCAACGGCTGGTACTTCCGCGAGCTGGGCGACGTCCTGCTGTGGCGCCAGCACAACGGCCTCGTGGCCGGCGACAGGCTGTGGGACGCGGCCCGCCGGGCGCACCCCGGCTACACGGTCGCCAACATCTGCTGGTGGTACGCCATGGGCGCGGACACCGACTGGACCGTCACACCCCGGCCCGTGTACTACGCCGACGGCCGCAAGGAGCCCGACTGCTACACCAGGCCCCCGGCCCTGCACGACGAGCTGACCGGGCGGCTCGGCACCTTCCCCCTGTTCAACTTCTGGGGGCCCACCGCCGACCTGGTCTCCAGCCAGTGGATCATCGACGCCACCCGCCACCTCCTGCGCACCCGCCACCCCGACCTGGCGCTGGCTTACGTCCCCCACCTGGACTACGACCTCCAGCGCTTCGGACCCGACGACCCCCGCTCGCACCGCGCGGCCGCCGAACTCGACACGGCGCTCGCCCCGCTGCTCGACGACGCGCGGCGCGAGGGCCGCACGGTGGTCGCCCTCTCCGAGTACGGCATCACGCGGGTGAGCAGGCCCGTCGACATCAACCGCGCCCTGCGCCGCGCCGGGCTGCTGGAGGTGCACACCCAGGACGGCATGGAGTACCTGGACCCGATGGCCTCCCGGGCGTTCGCGGTCGCCGACCACCAGATCGCGCACGTCTACGTCCGGCGCCCCGAGGACCTGGAGACGGTCAGGGCCGTGCTGGGCGAGCTGCCCGGCATCGAGCACCTGCTCGACGACGAGGGCAAGAAGGCCCACCACCTGGACCACCCGCGCTCCGGCGAGCTGGTCGCCGTGGCCGAACCCGACGCGTGGTTCACCTACTACTACTGGCTCGACGACGCCCGTGCGCCCGACTTCGCGCAGCTCGTCGAGATCCACCGCAAACCCGGCTACGACCCGGTCGAGCTCTTCATGGACCCGCGGGACCCGTACGTGAAGCTCAAGGCGGCCGGCGCGCTCGCCCGCAAGAAGCTCGGCATGCGCTACCGGATGGCCGTGGTGCCCCTCGACCCGTCGCCCATCCGCGGCAGCCACGGCAGGCTTCCCGCGGACGCCGAGAGCGGCCCGCTCATCCTGTGCTCCGTCCCCGGGGCCGTCGAGGGCCGTGTCGAGGCCACCGAGGTGAAGTCCCTGCTGCTCTCGCTGGCCGGCCTCTCCCCGCGGCCCGAAGCGCGGGCGGAGTCCCCCGGGTGA
- a CDS encoding OFA family MFS transporter has protein sequence MSTTEQPDAAGIAYREVTDSMGRMYRVGESDREILGYSRKLMVYLPWVAMMAISVFEYAYGSAEDVLSSAHGWTQSNTFWILSVWTFFQAGVSFPTGWMREKGILTARRAMLTGSVLALLGFLAISHFHNVWLAIVGFGVLGGAGSGFVYSTCINMVGKWFPEKRGGKTGFVNGGFAYGSLPFIFIFNFAFDTSNYKTVLDLIGVFVLVVVALCGWFFKDPPKNWWPAEVDPLKYAQANKKTARSLAKNPPATKQYTPIEALKTGQLPLIWVLLVITAGVSIFGISFQVPFAKDVGFGPLVAANSAGILSVVNGVGRGVVGWLSDLWGRKTALIFVILVLGFSQWGILWAGNMNNEALFLIFAFFSGFGGGAFYPMFASLTPDYFGENNNATNYGIAYSGKVVSGLFGGGIGSMVIDRWGYDGAYTTAGVISLVAAGLALFLRNPGYPRGSRKIEPNPQPISREVV, from the coding sequence ATGAGCACTACGGAACAACCGGACGCGGCAGGAATCGCGTACCGGGAAGTGACAGACAGCATGGGCCGCATGTATCGCGTCGGCGAGAGCGACCGGGAGATCCTCGGTTACTCCCGCAAGCTCATGGTGTACCTGCCGTGGGTCGCGATGATGGCCATCAGCGTGTTCGAGTACGCGTACGGTTCGGCGGAGGACGTGCTGTCCTCGGCGCACGGCTGGACGCAGAGCAACACCTTCTGGATCCTGAGCGTCTGGACGTTCTTCCAGGCGGGAGTCTCCTTCCCGACCGGATGGATGCGGGAGAAGGGCATCCTCACGGCGCGCCGAGCCATGCTCACCGGCTCCGTGCTGGCCCTGCTGGGATTCCTCGCGATATCCCACTTCCACAACGTCTGGCTCGCCATCGTGGGATTCGGCGTCCTGGGCGGAGCGGGTTCCGGGTTCGTCTACTCGACCTGCATCAACATGGTCGGCAAGTGGTTCCCGGAGAAGCGGGGCGGCAAGACGGGATTCGTCAACGGCGGATTCGCCTACGGCTCCCTGCCGTTCATCTTCATCTTCAACTTCGCCTTCGACACCAGCAACTACAAGACGGTCCTCGACCTCATCGGCGTGTTCGTGCTCGTCGTGGTCGCCCTCTGCGGCTGGTTCTTCAAGGACCCGCCGAAGAACTGGTGGCCTGCCGAGGTCGATCCGCTGAAGTACGCGCAGGCGAACAAGAAGACGGCGCGCAGCCTCGCCAAGAACCCGCCGGCGACCAAGCAGTACACGCCGATCGAGGCCCTCAAGACCGGTCAGCTGCCGCTCATCTGGGTGCTGCTGGTCATCACCGCGGGTGTGTCCATCTTCGGGATCTCCTTCCAGGTGCCGTTCGCGAAGGACGTGGGCTTCGGCCCGCTCGTCGCGGCGAACTCGGCGGGCATCCTCTCGGTGGTCAACGGCGTCGGGCGCGGTGTCGTCGGCTGGCTCTCCGACCTGTGGGGCCGCAAGACAGCCCTGATCTTCGTGATCCTGGTGCTGGGCTTCTCGCAGTGGGGGATCCTCTGGGCGGGCAACATGAACAACGAGGCGCTGTTCCTGATATTCGCCTTCTTCTCCGGGTTCGGCGGCGGTGCGTTCTATCCGATGTTCGCCTCGCTCACACCGGACTACTTCGGTGAGAACAACAACGCCACGAACTACGGCATCGCCTACAGCGGAAAGGTGGTCAGCGGCCTGTTCGGCGGTGGCATCGGATCGATGGTCATCGACCGCTGGGGCTACGACGGTGCGTACACCACCGCCGGAGTGATCTCCCTGGTGGCTGCGGGCCTGGCGCTCTTCCTACGGAACCCGGGCTATCCCCGGGGCAGCAGGAAGATCGAGCCGAACCCGCAGCCGATCAGCAGGGAAGTGGTGTGA
- a CDS encoding sugar phosphate isomerase/epimerase gives MTHRSSRNTPSSKAYDPEIGRRLSRRGMLGVAAGATAAALLGTATTAAEALPAGAHGGGHGHGRPAVPKGRLGIQLYTLRDKVASAGFAAVFHELELYGYDEIEFAGYTQGTGDITTGELRRLARDHGLKPIGSHVGYYDDNNPGAYTFAQNLTQVLDDAQALGLPHIGTASNPGRYGSTVDGWKRAAEEFNTYGAAARKRGMKFYQHNHSDEFAFASDRPDVRLYDVLVEETDPDLVFLEMDIYWAFCGQFRFSKRPDGTPAPFEPIDYVLRNPGRYPLFHVKDGVHDESATDGYDMVDVGDGDIDYQSFLTAVNHTRKGHDHHWQVEHDQPADSYSTARRSAAYLLELNEGR, from the coding sequence ATGACCCACCGTTCGAGCCGCAACACCCCCTCCAGCAAGGCGTACGACCCGGAGATCGGCCGCCGGCTGAGCAGACGCGGCATGCTCGGCGTCGCCGCCGGTGCCACCGCCGCCGCGCTGCTCGGCACCGCCACGACCGCGGCCGAGGCCCTTCCCGCGGGCGCGCACGGCGGCGGCCACGGGCACGGCCGTCCCGCCGTTCCGAAGGGCCGCCTGGGCATCCAGCTCTACACGCTGCGCGACAAGGTGGCTTCCGCGGGCTTCGCGGCCGTCTTCCACGAGCTGGAGCTGTACGGCTACGACGAGATCGAGTTCGCCGGCTACACGCAGGGCACGGGCGACATCACGACCGGCGAGCTCAGGCGCCTGGCGCGCGACCACGGGCTCAAGCCGATCGGCAGCCACGTCGGGTACTACGACGACAACAACCCGGGCGCGTACACCTTCGCGCAGAACCTCACCCAGGTGCTCGACGACGCCCAGGCCCTCGGCCTGCCGCACATCGGCACGGCCTCCAACCCGGGCCGCTACGGCTCCACGGTGGACGGCTGGAAGCGGGCCGCCGAGGAGTTCAACACCTACGGCGCCGCGGCCCGCAAGCGGGGCATGAAGTTCTACCAGCACAACCACTCGGACGAGTTCGCCTTCGCGAGCGACCGGCCCGACGTGCGCCTGTACGACGTGCTGGTGGAGGAGACCGATCCGGACCTGGTCTTCCTGGAGATGGACATCTACTGGGCGTTCTGCGGGCAGTTCCGGTTCTCCAAGCGCCCCGACGGCACCCCCGCCCCGTTCGAGCCCATCGACTACGTGCTCAGGAACCCGGGCCGCTACCCGCTCTTCCACGTCAAGGACGGCGTACACGACGAATCCGCCACCGACGGCTACGACATGGTGGACGTCGGGGACGGAGACATCGACTACCAGTCCTTCCTGACCGCGGTGAACCACACCCGCAAGGGGCACGACCACCACTGGCAGGTCGAACACGACCAGCCGGCCGACTCCTACAGCACCGCCCGCCGCTCCGCGGCCTACCTGCTGGAGCTGAACGAGGGGCGGTAA
- a CDS encoding thiamine pyrophosphate-binding protein: protein MSDESSDSTPDLISGGHLVAKALKAEGVEVIYTLCGGHIIDIYDGCVDEGIEVVDVRHEQVAAHAADGYARITGKPGCAVVTAGPGTTDAVTGVANAFRAESPMLLIGGQGAHTQHKMGSLQDLPHVDMMTPITKFAATVPDTARAADMVSMAFRECYHGAPGPSFLEIPRDVLDAKVPLEKARIPKAGQYRASTRSAGDPEAIEKLADLLVHAEKPAILLGSQVWTTRGTEAAIELVRTLNVPAYMNGAGRGTLPPGDPHHFQLSRRYAFSNADVIVIVGTPFDFRMGYGKRLSQDATVVQIDLDYRTVGKNRDIDLGIVGDAGLVLKSVTEAASGRVNGGSSKRKEWIDELRAAEEKALEKRLPNLRSDASPIHPYRLVSEINDFLTEDSIYIGDGGDIVTFSGQVVQPKSPGHWMDPGPLGTLGVGVPFVLAAKQARPDKEVVALFGDGAFSLTGWDFETLVRYNLPFVGIVGNNSSMNQIRYGQKVKYGEERERVGNTLGDVQYDKFAQMLGGYGEEVRDPADIGPALQRARESGKPSLINVWVDPDAYAPGTMNQTMYK, encoded by the coding sequence ATGTCCGACGAGAGCAGCGACAGCACCCCGGACCTCATCTCCGGAGGGCATCTGGTCGCCAAGGCGCTGAAAGCAGAGGGCGTCGAGGTCATCTACACCCTGTGCGGCGGCCACATCATCGACATCTATGACGGCTGCGTCGACGAAGGCATAGAGGTCGTCGATGTACGCCACGAGCAGGTGGCGGCACACGCGGCCGACGGGTACGCGCGCATCACCGGCAAGCCGGGCTGCGCCGTCGTCACAGCGGGACCCGGCACCACGGACGCCGTCACCGGTGTCGCCAACGCGTTCCGCGCCGAGTCGCCGATGCTGCTGATCGGCGGCCAGGGCGCGCACACGCAGCACAAGATGGGGTCCCTCCAGGACCTCCCGCACGTCGACATGATGACCCCGATCACCAAGTTCGCCGCGACGGTGCCGGACACGGCGCGCGCGGCGGACATGGTGTCGATGGCCTTCCGCGAGTGCTACCACGGTGCCCCGGGCCCGTCGTTCCTGGAGATCCCCCGCGATGTCCTCGACGCGAAGGTGCCGCTGGAGAAGGCCCGGATCCCCAAGGCGGGCCAGTACCGCGCCTCCACCCGCAGCGCCGGCGACCCCGAGGCCATCGAGAAGCTCGCCGACCTGCTGGTGCACGCCGAGAAGCCCGCGATCCTGCTGGGCAGCCAGGTGTGGACGACGCGCGGCACCGAGGCCGCGATCGAGCTGGTGCGCACCCTGAACGTCCCGGCGTACATGAACGGCGCCGGCCGCGGCACCCTGCCGCCCGGGGACCCGCACCACTTCCAGCTCTCCCGGCGCTACGCGTTCTCCAACGCGGACGTCATCGTGATCGTGGGCACGCCGTTCGACTTCCGCATGGGCTACGGCAAGCGGCTGTCGCAGGACGCCACGGTCGTGCAGATCGACCTGGACTACCGCACCGTCGGCAAGAACCGCGACATCGACCTCGGCATCGTGGGCGACGCGGGCCTGGTGCTGAAGTCGGTGACCGAGGCCGCGTCCGGCCGGGTCAACGGCGGTTCGTCCAAGCGCAAGGAGTGGATCGACGAGCTGCGAGCGGCCGAGGAGAAGGCGCTGGAGAAGCGGCTGCCGAACCTCCGCTCGGACGCCTCGCCCATCCACCCGTACCGCCTGGTGAGCGAGATCAACGACTTCCTCACCGAGGACTCGATCTACATCGGCGACGGCGGCGACATCGTCACCTTCTCCGGGCAGGTCGTGCAGCCGAAGTCGCCGGGCCACTGGATGGACCCGGGCCCGCTGGGCACCCTCGGCGTCGGCGTTCCGTTCGTGCTCGCCGCCAAGCAGGCCCGTCCCGACAAGGAGGTCGTCGCGCTCTTCGGCGACGGCGCCTTCAGCCTCACCGGCTGGGACTTCGAGACGCTGGTCCGCTACAACCTCCCGTTCGTCGGCATCGTCGGCAACAACTCCTCGATGAACCAGATCCGTTACGGCCAGAAGGTCAAGTACGGCGAGGAGCGCGAGCGGGTCGGCAACACCCTCGGCGACGTGCAGTACGACAAGTTCGCCCAGATGCTCGGCGGCTACGGCGAGGAGGTCCGCGACCCCGCGGACATCGGCCCCGCGCTGCAGCGCGCCCGCGAGTCCGGCAAGCCCTCGCTGATCAACGTGTGGGTCGACCCGGACGCGTACGCCCCCGGAACCATGAACCAGACCATGTACAAGTGA